The following are encoded in a window of Drosophila simulans strain w501 chromosome 3L, Prin_Dsim_3.1, whole genome shotgun sequence genomic DNA:
- the LOC6738952 gene encoding dnaJ homolog subfamily C member 2, with protein MTSGTVATAVEVQLPLKVVRRKIERVGFAYFAQRRQFLAPGGVERSESDEKLEGVGEEVDISYLKSLDPKEWKDQDHYAILGLGKLRYEASEDDIRRAYRRMVLLHHPDKRKAKGEEVIQDDDYFTCITKAYEILGTSKPRRSFDSVDPEFDDSLPSQNDIENDFFGVFNKFFTLNGRWSEKPHVPAFGQVDAKREEVERFYNFWYDFKSWREFSYLDEEDKEKGQDRDERRWIEKENRAARIKRKKEEMSRIRSLVDLAYNNDKRIQRFKQEEKDRKAAAKRAKMDAAQAQKAEADRAIREAALAKEKAEKAEQKRIEQIRIEREQQKKLLKKERKTLRDKVKDCKYYAKNDKDQLKHMEGIEKICETFNLAELQALNKAMESKGRESFVAALQTAEQKIAAELEEINQTQAKKLASSAVTPKGVKEVKKNELWSNENVQLLIKAVNLFPAGTAQRWDVIATFINQHSQDNTVLVTARDVLNKAKALQNTDHSKSSLKTQANDAAFASFEKSKKDVQTCKDITLGEETTAQASKENLKQNGVDHKANNQSTKQNGTSPATAAPAAAAPAPVPATNGSSGGGAASKTWTKEEQALLEQAIKTYPTTTPDRWDCIAACIPNRSKKDCLRRVKELVELVNSKKEAQAAVK; from the exons ATGACGAGCGGTACGGTAGCGACGGCGGTGGAGGTGCAGCTGCCGCTCAAGGTCGTTCGCCGTAAAATCGAGCGCGTTGGCTTCGCTTACTTTGCGCAACGGCGCCAATTTCTAGCTCCCGGCGGCGTGGAGCGCAGCGAAAGCGATGAGAAGTTGGAGGGCGTCGGCGAGGAGGTGGACATCAGCTACCTGAAGTCGCTGGATCCCAAGGAGTGGAAGGACCAGGATCACTACGCCATTCTTGGCTTGGGCAAGCTCCG ATACGAGGCCAGCGAGGATGATATTCGACGGGCTTACAGGCGCATGGTCCTGCTGCACCATCCCGATAAGCGGAAAGCCAAGGGCGAGGAAGTCATCCAGGACGACGACTACTTCACATGCATAACCAAAGCTTACGAGATACTGG GCACATCCAAGCCGCGCCGCAGCTTTGACTCAGTGGATCCCGAGTTTGACGACTCGCTGCCCTCACAGAACGACATCGAAAACGACTTCTTTGGCGTATTCAACAAATTCTTCACACTTAACGGGCGCTGGAGCGAAAAGCCGCATGTTCCCGCCTTCGGACAGGTGGACGCCAAACGCGAGGAGGTGGAGCGCTTCTACAACTTCTGGTACGATTTTAAGTCATGGCGGGAATTCAGCTACTTGGACGAAGAGGACAAGGAGAAGGGCCAGGACCGCGACGAACGTCGCTGGATCGAAAAGGAGAACAGGGCGGCTCGAATCAAGCGCAAGAAGGAGGAAATGTCTCGCATCAGGTCGCTCGTCGATTTGGCCTACAACAATGATAAGCGCATTCAGCGCTTCAAGCAGGAGGAAAAGGATCGCAAGGCTGCTGCCAAGCGAGCCAAGATGGACGCCGCCCAGGCCCAGAAGGCAGAAGCTGATCGAGCCATCCGTGAAGCGGCTTTGGCCAAGGAGAAGGCTGAAAAGGCCGAGCAGAAACGCATCGAGCAGATCCGCATCGAACGCGAGCAGCAGAAAAAGCTGCTTAAGAAGGAGCGCAAAACGCTGCGCGACAAGGTCAAGGACTGCAAGTATTATGCCAAGAACGACAAGGATCAGCTGAAGCACATGGAGGGCATCGAGAAGATTTGCGAGACCTTCAATCTTGCTGAGCTGCAAGCTCTAAATAAGGCAATGGAAAGCAAGGGCCGTGAGTCGTTTGTTGCTGCCCTGCAAACGGCCGAGCAGAAGATAGCTGCCGAGTTGGAGGAGATTAACCAGACACAGGCCAAGAAGCTCGCCAGCTCAGCGGTCACGCCAAAAGGCGTTAAGGAGGTCAAGAAGAATGAGCTCTGGAGTAATGAGAACGTGCAGTTGCTTATCAAGGCGGTTAATCTGTTTCCCGCAGGCACTGCGCAGCGTTGGGATGTCATAGCCACGTTCATCAACCAGCATAGCCAAGATAACACTGTTCTGGTCACTGCAAGGGATGTGCTCAACAAAGCGAAGGCGCTCCAGAACACAGATCACTCGAAGAGCTCTCTGAAGACCCAAGCCAACGATGCGGCATTTGCCAGTTTCGAGAAGTCCAAGAAAGATGTTCAGACGTGTAAGGATATAACCCTGGGCGAGGAGACGACGGCCCAGGCGAGCAAGGAGAACTTGAAACAGAACGGAGTAGATCACAAGGCGAACAATCAGTCAACCAAGCAGAATGGCACATCTCCAGCTACAGCAGCCCCCGCAGCTGCTGCACCAGCCCCAGTTCCAGCCACAAATGGGTCATCGGGTGGCGGTGCTGCATCCAAAACCTGGACCAAGGAGGAGCAAGCCCTGCTCGAACAGGCCATTAAAACCTATCCAACGACGACACCCGATCGCTGGGATTGCATCGCCGCCTGCATACCGAATCGCAGTAAAAAGGACTGCTTGCGTCGCGTTAAGGAGCTGGTCGAGCTGGTTAACTCCAAGAAAGAGGCACAGGCGGCGGTCAAATGA
- the LOC27206306 gene encoding LOW QUALITY PROTEIN: uncharacterized protein LOC27206306 (The sequence of the model RefSeq protein was modified relative to this genomic sequence to represent the inferred CDS: inserted 2 bases in 1 codon) translates to MPGRPEKPMELIKPPRMSAVWFSTGPEVAGGSESRESTNCNININSNISNKSNKDEKSLASWLHEEISLECQLGKNLFIFVSNELTERQVDKXSGPSELMGGLADGRRIGRTDNCERFPTKQDDG, encoded by the exons ATGCCAGGGAGGCCAGAAAAGCCCATGGAGCTAATTAAGCCGCCTCGCATGAGTGCTGTGTGGTTTTCCACGGGGCCAGAGGTTGCGGGTGGCTCTGAATCAAGGGAAAGCACTAActgcaacatcaacatcaacagcaacattagcaacaagagcaacaaagATGAGAAATCGCTGGCTTCCTGGCTTCATGAAGAAATAAGTCTAGAGTGCCAGTTGGGGAAAAACTTGTTCATCTTTGTCTCTAACGAGCTAACGGAGCGACAAGTGGACAA CAGCGGACCAAGCGAACTGATGGGCGGACTGGCGGACGGACGCCGCATTGGACGGACGGACAACTGTGAGCGATTCCCCACAAAACAAGACGATGGGTAA
- the LOC6738951 gene encoding islet cell autoantigen 1, whose protein sequence is MLKSEVQHQFWITKKVVQRKLGTKEDKHIISSDAELDSKIEVFKSISDTSLNLCKIIDQYQERLCILSQEECVFGRFLKEAGKRSRTTGGSIAHTAKAVSFAGQQRMCVRVPLLRLQHEVDVFRCRAVKDTEQTLQTMEKERTEYRAALSWMKSASQELDPDTGKGLDKFRTAQAHVRVAKHNFDGYSMDSIQKIDLLAAARCNMYSHALVAYVTELKNFAQKAASTFQTISKALIIKPKYDFCVLKELSQNEGPTEEVPPIEAVDKDQSLFFANEYQDKLETQPETKESEEDKPSAPPTACGDNESLLIELSKQLEDSPLIDAPLDEDIPAQNSSNKLWSRLFSQQNQQPIPSQVAKDSKASGSGTTPVPSKSQSTNNPWLDLFADLDPLANPQAFDLKLSGGRSVAEQT, encoded by the exons ATGCTCAAGTCGGAGGTTCAGCACCAGTTCTGGATTACCAAGAAGGTGGTGCAGCGCAAGCTCGGAACGAAGGAGGACAAGCACATAATATCCTCGGACGCGGAGCTGGATTCCAAAATCGAGGTGTTCAAATCGATATCGGACACCAGCTTGAACCTGTGCAAAATCATTGACCAATATCAGGAGCGCCTATGCATCCTGTCGCAGGAGGAGTGCGTGTTCGGCAGGTTCCTCAAGGAGGCGGGAAAGCGGAGCAGAACCACGGGCGGTAGTATAGCCCACACGGCCAAGGCCGTATCCTTCGCTGGACAGCAGAGGATGTGCGTGCGGGTGCCGCTCCTGCGGCTCCAGCACGAAGTGGATGTGTTCCGCTGCCGGGCGGTCAAGGACACTGAGCAGACACTCCAGACGATGGAGAAGGAGCGCACGGAATACCGCGCCGCTCTCTCCTGGATGaagtcagccagccaggagCTGGATCCCGATACGGGCAAAGGTCTGGACAAGTTTCGCACGGCACAGGCCCACGTGCGGGTGGCCAAGCATAATTTCGATGGTTACTCAATGGATTCCATTCAGAAG ATTGATTTACTAGCAGCTGCCCGCTGCAACATGTATTCCCATGCTCTGGTGGCCTACGTAACCGAGTTGAAGAACTTTGCCCAGAAGGCCGCCTCCACATTCCAGACCATATCCAAGGCCTTGATTATAAAGCCCAAGTACGACTTCTGTGTGCTAAAGGAACTGTCTCAAAATGAAGGACCCACAGAGGAAGTGCCGCCAATCGAAGCCGTGGATAAGGACCAGTCGTTATTCTTTGCT AACGAGTACCAGGACAAGCTGGAAACCCAGCCGGAAACCAAGGAGTCCGAAGAGGACAAACCAAGTGCACCTCCCACTGCCTGCGGCGACAATGAATCCTTGCTTATTGAGCTTTCCAAGCAGCTGGAGGACAGTCCGCTTATAGATGCGCCGCTGGATGAAGATATACCTGCCCAAAATAGCAGTAACAAGCTATGGTCCCGCTTGTTTAGCCAGCAGAATCAGCAACCCATACCGAGCCAAGTAGCCAAGGATTCCAAGGCAAGTGGAAGTGGCACCACCCCGGTTCCCAGCAAATCGCAGTCCACCAACAATCCCTGGCTGGATCTCTTCGCCGACTTGGATCCCTTAGCCAATCCGCAAGCCTTCGATTTGAAACTGAGCGGCGGACGCAGTGTGGCCGAGCAGACCTGA